In Hevea brasiliensis isolate MT/VB/25A 57/8 unplaced genomic scaffold, ASM3005281v1 Scaf184, whole genome shotgun sequence, the following are encoded in one genomic region:
- the LOC110653161 gene encoding uncharacterized protein LOC110653161 → MAGLQQYYFFPTDYFYPRPQSVRVDTAQKSALPLQIQKRDISDDVKHPTSLSLVLYTNKHANKASAAIDKSNST, encoded by the coding sequence ATGGCTGGCCTTCAACAATACTACTTTTTCCCTACTGATTACTTCTACCCTCGTCCACAATCCGTTCGTGTAGATACTGCTCAGAAATCTGCCCTTCCTCTGCAGATTCAGAAGCGAGATATCTCCGATGATGTTAAACATCCCACAAGTTTAAGCCTTGTTCTTTACACCAACAAGCATGCCAACAAGGCTTCTGCTGCTATTGACAAAAGCAACAGTACTTGA